Proteins encoded by one window of Coregonus clupeaformis isolate EN_2021a unplaced genomic scaffold, ASM2061545v1 scaf1022, whole genome shotgun sequence:
- the LOC121560053 gene encoding uncharacterized protein LOC121560053, with product MSVEAITVSRGPHHITVSRGPHYITVSRGPHYITVSRGPHYITVSRGPHQITVSRGPHYITVSRGPHYITVSRGPHYITVSRGPHYITVSRGPHYITVSRGPHYITVSRGPHHITVSRDRHHITGSRGHYITVSRGPHYITVSRGPHQITVSRGPHYITVSRGPHYITVSRDRHHITGSRGHYITVSRGPHYITVSRGPHYITVSRGPHHITVSRDRHHITGSRGHYITVSRGPHHITVSRDHHITGSRGHYITVSRGPHYITVSRGPHYITVSRGPHHITVSRDRHHITGSRGPHYITVSRGPHHITVSRGPHHITGSRGPHYITGSREES from the exons TAGAGGCCATCACAGTAAGTAGAGGTCCTCATCACATCACAGTAAGTAGAGGTCCTCATTACATCACAGTAAGTAGAGGTCCTCATTACATCACAGTAAGTAGAGGTCCTCATTACATCACAGTAAGTAGAG GTCCTCATCAAATCACAGTAAGTAGAGGTCCTCATTACATCACAGTAAGTAGAGGTCCTCATTACATCACAGTAAGTAGAGGTCCTCATTACATCACAGTAAGTAGAG GTCCTCATTACATCACAGTAAGTAGAGGTCCTCATTACATCACAGTAAGTAGAGGTCCTCATTACATCACAGTAAGTAGAGGTCCTCATCACATCACAGTAAGTAGAGATCGTCATCACATCACAGGAAGTAGAGGCCATTACATCACAGTAAGTAGAGGTCCTCATTACATCACAGTAAGTAGAG GTCCTCATCAAATCACAGTAAGTAGAGGTCCTCATTACATCACAGTAAGTAGAGGTCCTCATTACATCACAGTAAGTAGAGATCGTCATCACATCACAGGAAGTAGAGGCCATTACATCACAGTAAGTAGAGGTCCTCATTACATCACAGTAAGTAGAGGTCCTCATTACATCACAGTAAGTAGAGGTCCTCATCACATCACAGTAAGTAGAGATCGTCATCACATCACAGGAAGTAGAGGCCATTACATCACAGTAAGTAGAGGTCCTCATCACATCACAGTAAGTAGAGACCATCACATCACAGGAAGTAGAGGCCATTACATCACAGTAAGTAGAGGTCCTCATTACATCACAGTAAGTAGAGGTCCTCATTACATCACAGTAAGTAGAGGTCCTCATCACATCACAGTAAGTAGAGATCGTCATCACATCACAGGAAGTAGAGGTCCTCATTACATCACAGTAAGTAGAGGTCCTCATCACATCACAGTAAGTAGAGGTCCTCATCACATCACAGGAAGTAGAGGTCCTCATTACATCACAGGAAGTAGAGAAGAGAGCTAG